tcaggtTATATCTGCATCAAAGTACATCTATACAATCCACGACAAGGAGAAACATTTTATTGTTTgtcttaaggaaaaaaaatgttcTTGCAATGCATTTTAATTGGATGAGATACCGTGTGTTCATGCTTGTGCAGTTCTTGATAACAAGAATTTCAAGAAGAGGCCATATTACTCTGATCTATACAAGCCAAAAATCGTCCTAAGAATATATGATCTTCCAATTTATCCACtaccacacaaagatgactggGTGATTCCGAAGGAAATTATGGATGAGATTGTTCTGCCGCCAAAATACAAGCGACCCCCTGGAAGACCTCCGAAGAAGGACCGTGGAAAATCCGAAcgagatatgtttggaaagaagagcAAAAATTGTTGTAGTTCATGTGGTTTAAaaggtcacaataggcgttcatgtaggaaatacaaTAAACGATAACTTGATTGACGTATTAAGTGAATAAACAACTgaagatttttttcatttatgaaaaatatatgtgattttcaattttgataaatattttttatattattgtaaTTGTAATTGTTAAATTGGTGATATTATATGTAAGATACTTTAAgataaacataaatctgaaaaatacatattatacTCTTTTAAGTACGTAtgaacatatataaaaattaataataagtttacttattattcataaatatatatatatatgtaaaggattgatgatatgaattattcctaa
This genomic interval from Capsicum annuum cultivar UCD-10X-F1 unplaced genomic scaffold, UCD10Xv1.1 ctg81057, whole genome shotgun sequence contains the following:
- the LOC107855754 gene encoding uncharacterized protein LOC107855754: MAKSYFKSEFHMLMEKVEAVDARVKNYLELASYDKELPIYDFLEEVRLMFGRWNCENRQQALYTFTDLIGKFQEILQQNEAECTLLDNKNFKKRPYYSDLYKPKIVLRIYDLPIYPLPHKDDWVIPKEIMDEIVLPPKYKRPPGRPPKKDRGKSERDMFGKKSKNCCSSCGLKGHNRRSCRKYNKR